One Clavibacter zhangzhiyongii genomic region harbors:
- the ykgO gene encoding type B 50S ribosomal protein L36 yields the protein MKVRNSIKALKKLPGAQVVRRRGRVFVINKLTPRNKARQG from the coding sequence ATGAAGGTGCGCAACTCGATCAAGGCCCTCAAGAAGCTGCCCGGTGCGCAGGTCGTGCGCCGCCGCGGCCGCGTCTTCGTCATCAACAAGCTGACCCCGCGGAACAAGGCGCGCCAGGGCTGA
- a CDS encoding RecQ family ATP-dependent DNA helicase: MKQNRTEGTTRSTRTATRRPAEDRAPAPGPAAEDPAVVPEPAPGPEPEDALRVAREAFGWDELHDGQVRTIGSLVRGRDALVVMPTGYGKSAIYQVATVLMEGLTVVVSPLIALQADQVQNLEDAAAAPPARVINSTIRGKALEEAWATIEEPGARIVFLTPEQLARDEVVERLVARGVSLVVIDEAHCVASWGHDFRPDYLGLGGVVDALGHPPTVAMTATGSTPIRTEIEQRLGLRDPFVLSSGFDRPNIRLEVRRHTEDAEKRRAIVAHVAEQTQPGLVYVATRKDAEVYAEEIRAAGLRVDAYHAGLPAAERERVQQGFHEDAVDVVVATSAFGMGIDKPTVRYVIHAAPPESVDAYYQEVGRAGRDGEPAVGILHYRQEDLGLRRFFAARTPRPASLRDVYAAVAVAGVDGPVRPAAVAERAGMSARTVGGVLNLLVDAGVLGSDRDGAFVTEELDPREAAARAKEVAAERERIEVSRLEMMRGYAEAPHCRRQYLLGYFGEDSPERCGNCDVCDRLDEDDAHEEAMGTADAAPDAADAGASDEAFPAQSQVTHAEWGPGTVMSTEDDRITVFFEKEGYRVLSRKLVEEGELLRPS; the protein is encoded by the coding sequence GTGAAGCAGAACCGCACCGAGGGCACGACCCGCTCGACCCGCACCGCCACCCGCCGCCCCGCCGAGGACCGCGCGCCCGCTCCGGGCCCAGCCGCCGAGGATCCGGCCGTCGTCCCCGAGCCCGCGCCGGGACCCGAGCCCGAGGACGCGCTGCGCGTCGCCCGCGAGGCCTTCGGCTGGGACGAGCTGCACGACGGCCAGGTGCGCACGATCGGTTCGCTCGTCCGCGGCCGCGACGCGCTCGTCGTGATGCCCACGGGCTACGGCAAGTCCGCCATCTACCAGGTCGCGACCGTGCTGATGGAGGGCCTGACCGTCGTCGTCTCGCCCCTCATCGCGCTGCAGGCCGACCAGGTGCAGAACCTCGAGGACGCGGCCGCGGCGCCGCCCGCGCGCGTGATCAACAGCACGATCCGCGGGAAGGCCCTCGAGGAGGCGTGGGCGACGATCGAGGAGCCCGGCGCCCGGATCGTCTTCCTCACGCCCGAGCAGCTGGCCCGCGACGAGGTCGTCGAGCGGCTCGTGGCGCGCGGGGTGTCGCTCGTGGTGATCGACGAGGCGCACTGCGTCGCGTCGTGGGGCCACGACTTCCGGCCCGACTACCTGGGGCTCGGCGGCGTGGTCGACGCGCTCGGGCACCCGCCGACCGTCGCGATGACGGCGACGGGATCCACGCCCATCCGCACCGAGATCGAGCAGCGGCTCGGGCTGCGCGACCCGTTCGTGCTGTCCAGCGGCTTCGACCGGCCGAACATCCGGCTCGAGGTGCGCCGGCACACCGAGGACGCGGAGAAGCGGCGCGCGATCGTCGCCCACGTCGCGGAGCAGACGCAGCCGGGCCTCGTCTACGTCGCGACGCGCAAGGACGCCGAGGTGTACGCCGAGGAGATCCGGGCCGCGGGCCTGCGGGTCGACGCGTACCACGCGGGGCTCCCGGCCGCCGAGCGCGAGCGCGTGCAGCAGGGGTTCCACGAGGACGCCGTGGACGTGGTGGTCGCGACGAGCGCGTTCGGCATGGGGATCGACAAGCCGACCGTGCGGTACGTCATCCACGCGGCGCCGCCCGAGTCGGTCGACGCGTACTACCAGGAGGTGGGTCGCGCGGGCCGCGACGGGGAGCCGGCCGTGGGGATCCTGCACTACCGGCAGGAGGACCTCGGCCTCCGCCGCTTCTTCGCGGCGCGCACGCCGAGGCCCGCGAGCCTGCGCGACGTGTACGCGGCCGTCGCGGTGGCCGGCGTCGACGGACCCGTGCGGCCCGCCGCCGTCGCCGAGCGGGCCGGCATGTCGGCGCGGACCGTCGGCGGGGTGCTCAACCTGCTCGTGGACGCGGGCGTGCTCGGATCCGATCGCGACGGCGCGTTCGTGACGGAGGAGCTGGATCCGCGCGAGGCCGCCGCCCGCGCCAAGGAGGTGGCCGCGGAGCGCGAGCGCATCGAGGTCTCGCGCCTGGAGATGATGCGCGGCTACGCCGAGGCGCCGCACTGCCGCCGCCAGTACCTGCTCGGCTACTTCGGCGAGGACTCCCCGGAGCGCTGCGGCAACTGCGACGTGTGCGACCGGCTCGACGAGGACGACGCGCACGAGGAGGCGATGGGGACGGCGGACGCGGCTCCCGACGCCGCCGACGCGGGCGCCTCCGACGAGGCGTTCCCCGCGCAGTCGCAGGTCACCCACGCGGAGTGGGGGCCCGGCACCGTGATGAGCACGGAGGACGACCGGATCACCGTCTTCTTCGAGAAGGAGGGGTACCGCGTGCTGTCGCGGAAGCTGGTGGAGGAGGGGGAGCTGCTGCGGCCGAGCTGA
- a CDS encoding ATP-dependent DNA ligase → MGQFTYNTSIRTEIDDRALAHLQIVMINKLRRREGFAFSWKNPASEGDGRRTAWISPEIPILFAFSGGRPPAINVAWVEALMQVANTSAGLHLIAEPEPGVH, encoded by the coding sequence ATGGGCCAGTTCACGTACAACACCTCGATCCGCACCGAGATCGACGACCGCGCCCTCGCTCACCTGCAGATCGTGATGATCAACAAGCTCCGTCGCCGGGAGGGCTTCGCGTTCTCGTGGAAGAACCCCGCGTCCGAGGGCGACGGGCGCCGCACCGCGTGGATCTCCCCGGAGATCCCGATCCTGTTCGCGTTCAGCGGCGGTCGCCCGCCCGCGATCAACGTCGCGTGGGTGGAGGCGCTGATGCAGGTGGCCAACACGTCCGCCGGACTGCACCTGATCGCGGAGCCGGAGCCCGGCGTGCACTGA
- the glsA gene encoding glutaminase A, producing the protein MTPPGSAPHDPAHDPAHGLDLDALLAGVADEDGGRVDDSIPQLADADPRLAGIALVTPDGRTHAAGDSTAPFSIQSAVKPFLFALALADTDGDALDAVGIEPTGESFDAIKLESGTGRPPNPMVNAGAILTASLVRGSTLEERMERILAGLSAFAGRELEVDEDVAESERLLGDRNHALAHLMRSEGTLHVSADDAVAAYARACAVLVSAEVLAAMGATLACGGRDPLTGSRVVSERIARDVVSVMATCGVYDGSGRWMRRVGVPAKSSVSGAIVLSAPGRLGAAVFSPPLDDRGTSVRGAVLAQGIADGLGLHAFGFAGGRG; encoded by the coding sequence ATGACGCCTCCCGGATCCGCCCCGCACGACCCCGCGCACGACCCGGCCCACGGGCTCGACCTCGACGCGCTGCTCGCCGGCGTCGCGGACGAGGACGGCGGCCGGGTCGACGACAGCATCCCGCAGCTCGCGGACGCGGATCCACGGCTCGCGGGCATCGCGCTCGTCACGCCCGACGGCCGCACGCACGCCGCGGGGGACAGCACGGCCCCCTTCTCCATCCAGTCCGCGGTGAAGCCGTTCCTCTTCGCGCTGGCGCTCGCCGACACCGACGGCGACGCGCTCGACGCCGTCGGCATCGAGCCGACGGGCGAGTCCTTCGACGCGATCAAGCTCGAGAGCGGCACCGGCCGGCCGCCGAACCCGATGGTGAACGCGGGCGCGATCCTCACGGCGAGCCTCGTGCGCGGATCCACCCTCGAGGAGCGCATGGAGCGGATCCTCGCCGGGCTCAGCGCCTTCGCCGGCCGCGAGCTCGAGGTCGACGAGGACGTCGCCGAGTCGGAGCGGCTCCTCGGCGACCGCAACCACGCGCTCGCCCACCTCATGCGCTCGGAGGGGACGCTGCACGTCTCCGCGGACGACGCGGTGGCCGCGTACGCCCGGGCGTGCGCCGTGCTCGTGAGCGCGGAGGTCCTCGCGGCCATGGGCGCGACGCTCGCGTGCGGCGGGCGCGACCCGCTCACGGGGTCCCGCGTCGTGTCCGAGCGGATCGCCCGCGACGTCGTCTCGGTGATGGCCACGTGCGGCGTCTACGACGGCTCCGGCCGGTGGATGCGGCGGGTCGGCGTGCCCGCGAAGTCGAGCGTCTCCGGCGCGATCGTCCTCTCCGCGCCCGGCCGCCTCGGCGCCGCCGTCTTCAGCCCGCCGCTCGACGACCGGGGCACGAGCGTCCGCGGCGCGGTCCTCGCGCAGGGGATCGCGGACGGCCTGGGGCTGCACGCGTTCGGGTTCGCGGGCGGGCGCGGGTGA
- a CDS encoding alpha/beta fold hydrolase, with protein MPTPSRPGTRADPRPATTVRVTRIVHRGLTVRISTLGSPGGRAFVLVPGIGVSSDYFERLAPRLDAHGTVHALDLPGFAGVRHPGRSLEIREYADLVGAAIDALGLDDPVLVGHSMGTQVVADLAARRPGITTLVLIGPVVDPAARSVPTAALRFLRSSLREPSRIKVLAIRAYLVCGVRWFLRVLPRMMSFPIEARLPDIRASTLVIRGEHDAVAPRAWVEEMGRLLPRARLWEIPGAAHSVMHDHADEVARLCLAHLERRPGDGSSTEDASAELRRYPEGEEQPDEEHDAFAPTLRDSIRGLRAQVAEGVAILRGDDDAIGRAKTAHAEAMAHAAERARRRSRSRR; from the coding sequence ATGCCGACGCCCTCCCGGCCCGGGACCCGCGCCGATCCGCGCCCCGCCACCACCGTCCGCGTCACCCGCATCGTGCACCGCGGCCTCACCGTCCGGATCAGCACCCTCGGCAGCCCCGGCGGGCGCGCCTTCGTGCTCGTGCCCGGCATCGGCGTCTCCTCCGACTACTTCGAGCGCCTCGCGCCGCGTCTCGACGCGCACGGCACGGTGCACGCGCTCGACCTGCCGGGGTTCGCGGGCGTGCGCCACCCCGGGCGGTCGCTCGAGATCCGCGAGTACGCCGACCTCGTGGGCGCCGCCATCGACGCGCTCGGCCTCGACGACCCCGTGCTCGTCGGCCACTCGATGGGCACGCAGGTCGTGGCGGACCTCGCGGCCCGGCGCCCGGGGATCACCACGCTCGTGCTCATCGGCCCGGTCGTCGACCCGGCCGCGCGCTCCGTCCCGACCGCCGCGCTGCGGTTCCTGCGGTCGTCGCTGCGGGAGCCGAGCCGGATCAAGGTGCTCGCGATCCGCGCCTACCTCGTCTGCGGCGTCCGCTGGTTCCTCCGGGTGCTGCCGCGGATGATGTCGTTCCCGATCGAGGCGCGCCTGCCCGACATCCGCGCGAGCACGCTCGTGATCCGCGGCGAGCACGACGCCGTCGCCCCGCGCGCCTGGGTCGAGGAGATGGGCCGGCTGCTGCCGCGCGCGCGGCTGTGGGAGATCCCCGGCGCCGCGCACTCGGTGATGCACGACCACGCCGACGAGGTCGCCCGCCTCTGCCTCGCCCACCTCGAGCGGCGTCCGGGCGACGGCTCCTCCACCGAGGACGCGTCGGCCGAGCTGCGCCGCTACCCGGAGGGCGAGGAGCAGCCGGACGAGGAGCACGACGCGTTCGCGCCCACGCTCCGCGACTCGATCCGCGGCCTCCGCGCGCAGGTCGCCGAGGGCGTCGCGATCCTCCGCGGCGACGACGACGCGATCGGCCGCGCCAAGACCGCGCACGCGGAGGCGATGGCGCACGCGGCGGAGCGGGCCCGCCGCCGCTCCCGCTCCCGCCGCTAG
- a CDS encoding VOC family protein, whose protein sequence is MRIRRTMVVLDAPDLAAESSFWGALLGGEVEADDDDWHTIRVDGEARVAIQLAPGLEPPVWPSEGPRQQQQIHLDLYVDDLDEGRERVLALGGRLLQPAEDRTAPGAFDVYADPAGHPFCLCAWGGDAGS, encoded by the coding sequence ATGAGGATCCGCCGCACGATGGTGGTGCTCGACGCACCCGACCTGGCCGCCGAGAGCTCCTTCTGGGGCGCCCTCCTCGGCGGGGAGGTGGAGGCGGACGACGACGACTGGCACACGATCCGCGTCGACGGCGAGGCGCGCGTCGCGATCCAGCTCGCGCCCGGCCTCGAGCCGCCCGTGTGGCCGAGCGAGGGCCCGCGCCAGCAGCAGCAGATCCACCTCGACCTCTACGTCGACGACCTCGACGAGGGCCGCGAGCGCGTGCTCGCCCTCGGCGGCCGCCTGCTCCAGCCCGCGGAGGACCGGACCGCGCCGGGCGCCTTCGACGTGTACGCGGATCCGGCGGGGCACCCGTTCTGCCTGTGCGCGTGGGGCGGGGACGCGGGGTCGTAG
- a CDS encoding sugar phosphate isomerase/epimerase family protein: protein MSAPSVQLYTVRDAVSADLQGAVARVAEIGYTQVEPYAFVERADEFAAAFAASGVTAPSGHAPVIDGDDDQAARTFDAAAKLGIRTVIDPFIPSERWQTADDAHRIADRVNELQVQAAARGLAFGYHNHQWEFANKVDGRPIYELFVERLDADVVLELDTFWSTVGGMDTPALLGQLGDRVQFLHVKDGKISDAIAKVLPSAESALVVPPELAQAFKMQEPAGQGDVDVAAVLAAAPHALRVVEFDDYAGDVFDGIAASFAWLQENDK from the coding sequence ATGTCCGCCCCCTCCGTCCAGCTCTACACGGTCCGCGACGCCGTCTCCGCCGACCTGCAGGGCGCCGTCGCCCGCGTCGCCGAGATCGGCTACACGCAGGTCGAGCCGTACGCGTTCGTCGAGCGCGCCGACGAGTTCGCCGCCGCCTTCGCCGCGTCCGGCGTGACCGCGCCCTCCGGCCACGCGCCCGTCATCGACGGCGACGACGACCAGGCCGCCCGCACCTTCGACGCCGCCGCGAAGCTCGGGATCCGGACCGTCATCGACCCGTTCATCCCCTCGGAGCGCTGGCAGACCGCCGACGACGCGCACCGCATCGCCGACCGCGTCAACGAGCTGCAGGTCCAGGCCGCCGCGCGCGGGCTCGCCTTCGGCTACCACAACCACCAGTGGGAGTTCGCGAACAAGGTCGACGGGCGCCCGATCTACGAGCTCTTCGTCGAGCGCCTCGACGCCGACGTCGTCCTCGAGCTCGACACCTTCTGGTCGACCGTCGGCGGCATGGACACGCCCGCCCTCCTCGGCCAGCTCGGCGACCGCGTGCAGTTCCTGCACGTGAAGGACGGCAAGATCTCCGACGCCATCGCCAAGGTGCTGCCGAGCGCCGAGTCCGCGCTCGTCGTGCCGCCGGAGCTCGCACAGGCCTTCAAGATGCAGGAGCCCGCCGGCCAGGGCGACGTCGACGTCGCCGCCGTGCTCGCAGCGGCACCCCACGCGCTCCGCGTCGTCGAGTTCGACGACTACGCCGGCGACGTGTTCGACGGCATCGCGGCGTCCTTCGCCTGGCTGCAGGAGAACGACAAGTGA
- a CDS encoding Gfo/Idh/MocA family protein — translation MTGGTGRVGVGVIGAGVISGTYLENMTAMPDLEVLFVADIDLDRARSRAEEHGVPHHGTVEELLAMDEIEIVVNLTLPATHAEVGRRIVAAGKHVWSEKPLALDHASGQDLLEAARAAGVQVACAPDTVLGAGIQSAMRAIARGDIGEPLTATTLFHVPGPDAWHPNPEFLFARGAGPLFDMGPYYVTTLVHAFGAAETVSAVSSTSRTTRTIGSGPRAGTDFPVEVPTHHAALISFAGGQSAQSTFSFQNALPRMGFVEISGSEGTIVLPDPNTFEGDSQLWRFGQQEPETLTAAGSTYGRGSGVLDLARSIRGGDPVRASGEVAAHVLDVLLAISDAAESREVVKVASTVAKPTPLAEDWDPAAATL, via the coding sequence GTGACCGGCGGCACCGGCCGCGTCGGCGTCGGCGTCATCGGCGCGGGCGTCATCTCGGGCACCTACCTGGAGAACATGACGGCGATGCCGGACCTCGAGGTCCTGTTCGTCGCCGACATCGACCTCGACCGCGCGCGTTCGCGCGCCGAGGAGCACGGCGTGCCGCACCACGGCACGGTCGAGGAGCTCCTCGCCATGGACGAGATCGAGATCGTCGTCAACCTCACGCTGCCCGCCACGCACGCGGAGGTCGGTCGCCGCATCGTCGCCGCCGGCAAGCACGTGTGGAGCGAGAAGCCGTTGGCGCTCGACCACGCGTCCGGCCAGGACCTGCTCGAGGCGGCACGCGCCGCCGGCGTGCAGGTCGCGTGCGCGCCCGACACCGTGCTCGGCGCGGGGATCCAGTCGGCCATGCGCGCCATCGCCCGCGGCGACATCGGCGAGCCGCTCACGGCGACGACGCTCTTCCACGTGCCCGGCCCGGACGCCTGGCACCCGAACCCCGAGTTCCTGTTCGCGCGCGGCGCCGGACCCCTGTTCGACATGGGCCCGTACTACGTCACCACGCTCGTGCACGCGTTCGGCGCGGCCGAGACGGTGAGCGCGGTCTCGTCGACCTCGCGCACCACGCGCACCATCGGCAGCGGACCCCGGGCCGGCACCGACTTCCCGGTGGAGGTGCCCACGCACCACGCCGCGCTCATCTCGTTCGCGGGCGGGCAGTCGGCGCAGTCGACCTTCAGCTTCCAGAACGCGCTGCCGCGCATGGGCTTCGTCGAGATCTCGGGGAGCGAGGGCACCATCGTGCTCCCCGACCCGAACACCTTCGAGGGCGACAGCCAGCTGTGGCGCTTCGGGCAGCAGGAGCCCGAGACGCTGACGGCTGCGGGATCCACGTACGGCCGGGGTTCCGGCGTGCTGGACCTCGCGCGCAGCATCCGCGGCGGCGACCCGGTGCGCGCGTCCGGCGAGGTCGCGGCCCACGTGCTCGACGTGCTGCTCGCGATCTCCGACGCGGCCGAGAGCCGCGAGGTCGTCAAGGTCGCGTCGACGGTCGCCAAGCCGACGCCGCTGGCCGAGGACTGGGACCCGGCGGCCGCGACGCTGTAG
- a CDS encoding alpha/beta fold hydrolase, with protein MQLHRVTAGSGARHVGLVHGLGADGATWAPVVDRLVATGRFTVTTVDLRGHGESDRAGSYGVEESADDLAESLPRGLDAVVGHSLGGSVLVRAVARLEPVRAVYLDPGFRLALPTTGIRGRLFWAAPLVGLAAAQLPRARAAARVRAAYPAAVRASLDAAAARFDRGMAVPVFRDVAFHPIAVSAPAVPSTIVLSDESPAVLPDAYAAELEAAGWDVRRLPGIHHDMQLEDPDRVLAAIEDVL; from the coding sequence ATGCAGCTGCACCGCGTCACCGCCGGCTCCGGCGCGCGCCACGTCGGCCTGGTGCACGGGCTCGGCGCGGACGGCGCGACCTGGGCGCCCGTCGTCGACCGGCTGGTGGCGACGGGCCGCTTCACCGTCACGACGGTCGACCTGCGCGGGCACGGCGAGAGCGACCGGGCCGGCTCGTACGGCGTCGAGGAGAGCGCCGACGACCTCGCGGAGTCGCTGCCGCGCGGGCTCGACGCGGTCGTCGGGCACTCGCTCGGGGGATCCGTGCTGGTGCGCGCCGTCGCCCGTCTCGAGCCGGTGCGCGCCGTCTACCTCGACCCCGGGTTCCGGCTCGCGCTGCCGACCACGGGGATCCGCGGCCGCCTGTTCTGGGCGGCGCCGCTCGTGGGGCTCGCCGCGGCGCAGCTCCCGCGGGCCCGGGCCGCCGCCCGCGTGCGCGCCGCGTACCCGGCCGCGGTCCGCGCCTCCCTCGACGCCGCCGCGGCGCGCTTCGACCGCGGCATGGCCGTCCCGGTCTTCCGCGACGTCGCCTTCCACCCGATCGCGGTGAGCGCGCCCGCCGTGCCGTCGACGATCGTGCTCTCCGACGAGTCGCCCGCCGTGCTGCCCGACGCGTACGCGGCCGAGCTCGAGGCCGCGGGGTGGGACGTGCGGCGGCTGCCGGGGATCCACCACGACATGCAGCTCGAGGACCCGGACCGGGTGCTCGCCGCGATCGAGGACGTGCTGTGA
- a CDS encoding HEAT repeat domain-containing protein produces MSDAARDDAADRPARPDRPADAEIAARLAAALRAPEPSARLQAALTAGTRPDPALVDGLIHRCRVEPDLNVREMLTWALVRHDPEATIPPLVAELTSPIPQARSQALHTLSKIGDRRALPAIGRALLRDPDEHVARTAWRTASGLIDADRDPAGARLLLRELASQLGRGSAEMQHSLTRAFVAVGQASVQVVERSRQAADARVRIHALATLAMLRDPELRFDDALAEARRTSFGAHLAADPCDGGPSRR; encoded by the coding sequence GTGAGCGACGCCGCCCGCGACGACGCGGCGGACCGGCCCGCGCGCCCCGACCGCCCGGCCGACGCCGAGATCGCCGCCCGCCTCGCCGCCGCGCTCCGCGCACCCGAGCCGTCGGCCCGGCTGCAGGCCGCGCTCACCGCGGGCACCCGGCCGGATCCCGCGCTCGTCGACGGCCTCATCCACCGCTGCCGCGTCGAGCCCGACCTCAACGTGCGCGAGATGCTCACGTGGGCGCTCGTCCGGCACGACCCGGAGGCCACGATCCCGCCGCTCGTCGCCGAGCTGACGTCGCCCATCCCGCAGGCGCGCAGCCAGGCGCTGCACACGCTCTCCAAGATCGGCGACCGGCGCGCGCTTCCGGCCATCGGGCGCGCGCTGCTGCGGGATCCGGACGAGCACGTCGCGCGCACCGCGTGGCGGACGGCGTCGGGCCTGATCGACGCCGACCGCGATCCCGCGGGCGCCCGGCTGCTCCTGCGCGAGCTCGCCTCGCAGCTGGGGCGCGGATCCGCCGAGATGCAGCACAGCCTCACGCGCGCGTTCGTCGCGGTCGGCCAGGCGTCGGTGCAGGTGGTCGAGCGGTCGCGGCAGGCGGCGGACGCGCGGGTGCGGATCCACGCGCTCGCCACCCTCGCGATGCTCCGCGACCCCGAGCTGCGCTTCGACGACGCGCTCGCCGAGGCGCGCCGCACCTCCTTCGGCGCGCACCTCGCGGCGGATCCGTGCGACGGCGGCCCTTCCCGGCGCTGA
- a CDS encoding dienelactone hydrolase family protein, whose translation MAEIVLFHHVQGRTPGVLALADALRDGGHVVHAPDLFDGALPATVEAGLALMAGLADDVVAERTERALDGLPAELVYAGISWGGSIAQRLAQTRPGARGALLYESFVSLSAPWAFGPWPHGVPVQVHGMAGDPFFAGEGDLEGARELVDLVGPELAEVFVYDGDAHLFTDASLPSSDPVATALVVERSRELLARIG comes from the coding sequence ATGGCCGAGATCGTGCTGTTCCACCACGTGCAGGGCCGGACGCCCGGGGTCCTCGCCCTCGCCGACGCGCTGCGGGACGGCGGCCACGTCGTGCACGCGCCCGACCTGTTCGACGGCGCGCTGCCCGCGACCGTGGAGGCGGGCCTCGCCCTGATGGCCGGCCTCGCCGACGACGTCGTCGCCGAGCGCACCGAGCGGGCCCTCGACGGGCTGCCCGCGGAGCTGGTGTACGCCGGGATCTCGTGGGGCGGATCCATCGCGCAGCGCCTGGCGCAGACCCGGCCGGGCGCCCGCGGCGCCCTCCTGTACGAGTCGTTCGTGTCGCTCTCGGCCCCGTGGGCGTTCGGGCCGTGGCCCCACGGCGTGCCGGTGCAGGTGCACGGCATGGCGGGGGATCCGTTCTTCGCGGGCGAGGGCGACCTCGAGGGCGCGCGCGAGCTGGTGGACCTCGTGGGTCCGGAGCTCGCCGAGGTGTTCGTCTACGACGGGGACGCGCACCTGTTCACCGACGCGTCCCTGCCGTCGTCGGATCCCGTCGCCACCGCGCTCGTGGTGGAGCGGTCACGGGAGCTGCTGGCGCGGATCGGCTGA
- a CDS encoding TetR/AcrR family transcriptional regulator has product MPKDDKPGRVGRPRVVPDAGSTLSPREQILDAAAALFAEHGLSGTSTRAIAERVGIRQASLYYHFAGKDDLLVELLTRSVRPSLDVVRGIEDLVPERASAAAALHALVMVDFRTLADTPHNIGTLYLLPEVQGERYEDFRTQRRELQEAYGRIGTAAASADVRRTVGPEALGAVLIQLAELVIQLRRRGEPDDADRDAIAATCLRACGLGTAEIAEARREAERLLAVTA; this is encoded by the coding sequence ATGCCGAAGGACGACAAGCCCGGCCGCGTCGGGCGCCCCCGGGTCGTGCCCGACGCCGGGTCGACGCTGAGCCCGCGCGAGCAGATCCTCGACGCCGCCGCCGCGCTCTTCGCCGAGCACGGCCTGAGCGGCACGTCGACGCGCGCGATCGCCGAGCGGGTCGGGATCCGCCAGGCCTCCCTCTACTACCACTTCGCCGGCAAGGACGACCTGCTCGTGGAGCTCCTCACGCGCTCCGTGCGCCCCAGCCTCGACGTCGTGCGCGGCATCGAGGACCTCGTGCCCGAGCGCGCCTCCGCGGCCGCCGCCCTGCACGCGCTCGTGATGGTCGACTTCCGCACGCTCGCCGACACCCCGCACAACATCGGCACGCTCTACCTGCTGCCCGAGGTGCAGGGCGAGCGCTACGAGGACTTCCGCACCCAGCGGCGCGAGCTGCAGGAGGCGTACGGCCGCATCGGCACGGCCGCGGCGAGCGCCGACGTGCGCCGGACGGTCGGGCCGGAGGCGCTGGGGGCCGTGCTGATCCAGCTGGCCGAGCTCGTGATCCAGCTCCGCCGCCGCGGCGAGCCCGACGACGCCGACCGCGACGCCATCGCGGCCACGTGCCTGCGCGCGTGCGGGCTCGGGACGGCGGAGATCGCCGAGGCGCGCCGCGAGGCCGAGCGGCTGCTCGCCGTCACGGCCTGA